Part of the Bacteroidetes bacterium GWF2_43_63 genome, ACAGGAACGGAATATAACATCAGTCTTGCAAAGCGAAGGATCAGCAGTATTCTTAATTATTTTGAAAAAATAGATGGAGGTAAAATAAAGCCATATCTAAATGGAACAGCTTCCAACGGCGGACAACTTATTATCCTTGCAGAACCAGTTGGCGAAGCGCTCTCCGACCCGTTTGTAAGCGATAATCCAAACGACACACGAAACTCTGTTTATAGCATTTCGGCAGCACGTGAACGCCGGATTCAGATTGTCAGCTATGAATCTGACTTTGCCGGACAGAAAACCAGAAAACTCTCCGGGCCTCTGCTGACCTTATCTTCCAATGATCTGAAACTTTCCTTGTCCGATGAAAATCAAAAATGTGTTCAGGTCACGATTACAAATACCGGCGATGAAATGCTTGATATAGCATCGATCCGATCCGATCAGCCTTGGATGCAGGCCAAATTGGGCGGTAATGTGATTGTTCCGGGCAATGTGACAACACTCGATATTTGTATCGATAAAACCATGCTGAAAAATCCCGCGCTGGGCGTATTAATTATCACCAGCAACTCACGCGACAAGCAGAGTGTGGTGTATGTGCGGGTAAAATAATTAGTTGTGCGTAGTTTAAAGCTGTGCGAAGGTTCCAAACTTCGCACAACTATTTAATATTTCGCACAACCTTATGCGGGATTCAATGATAAAGTATAAATTATCGCTTAAACTGGTATTAAAGTTATATAAAACATTGTATTCGCCATATAAATTCCTTATATTTGGGAGTTTGCAAAACTTTAAAAGCAGAGCTATGAAAAAAGCTATCATCTTTTGTTTAGTCTTTTTAGCATCAGCTTCAATTTTCATTGAAGCGCAAATAACAAAGAAAATAAGCTATCAGGCTGTTTTAAGAAACATAAGTGGTCAGTTAGTTGTTAATCAGCCAGTAGGGATAAAAATAAGTTTACTTCATTATTCGTCTAGCGGCACATGTGTATATGAGGAAATATTTATTCCGAACCCATTAACCAATGCCAATGGTTTGTTTTCAATCGAAATCGGCGGAGGACTTCCTTTGTCAGGTGATTTCAATTCTATCGATTGGTCGGATGGTCCCTATTTTCTTAAAACAGAAATGGATCCTACAGGAGGAACATCGTACACAATTACGGGAGTGAGTCAATTACTCAGTGTTCCCTATGCCTTACACGCACTTGTGTCCGATAGTGTTTCCGGCGACATTCATGAAGCTGATCCTCTATTCACTGTGTCTGTGGCCAGTGGTATAAGCAGTTTGGATACTGCCTTTTGGAACGCTAAAATTGATGCGGAAACCGATGGTTCGGTGACAAATGAACTTCAGGACATCCAGGGTGTTTTATCAACAGGAAAAGACGCAGGAGGAGATAGTCTGGTCAATTTAGGCCATCTTACGGTTGGAGCTACCTCGACAACACCAGATGCCGCGATTGAAATCAATTCAACGTCCAGCGCTTTTCTTCCTTCACGTATGACTACTGCGCAAAGGGATTCGCTTATTCCGGCAGAAGGCATGATAATTTATAACCTGACAGAAAGAAAATTTCAGGGTTATTCATTGATTTTTAATTATCTCTCGCAGCAACTCGATGTCATTCAGAATCTTTTTAACAATGCAAGTGGTTCTAATGACAAATCTCAGAGCTTTACCGCTGTAACAACTGGTAGGATTAGTTGTGTAAAAGTAATGTTGAACGCCGCAGGCTCGGGAGGGATTGCAAATATTAAAATCAGGAACGGCGTCGGAAATGGGGGAACTGTTTTGTATAACGAAAGCGTGTATGTTACTTATATTGCGGGAGGGACAATGTATTCCATTTATCCGGACAATACTTTTGTGATTGCCGGCATGCAATATACAATCAATATTGTAGATAATGTGCTTGATCCGATGGGATACGGATTTGATTGGTTAATATCGACCAGCAATCCCTATTCGGGGGGTGATTTTTATTGGACCGGCATGAATATTACCTCGTATGATGCGGTTTTCGAAATATATGTTGAACCACAGACCTCCACTCCCGGATGGATTGATCTTAATTGACAATTTTGTTTTAAAAACTTATTCAATTAAATAAAAAGTAATATGAAAAACATCAGGCTTATTTTTTTAGCATTATTTCTTCTGGAAACAACCACAACAGATTTGTTTGCACAACAAACAACTGATGCAACCGGAGGCATTATATCGGGCAGCGGAGGCTCGGTAAGTTATAGTGTTGGTCAGGTATTTTATTCATCGGCCAGCGGGACAAATAGCAATGTTACAGAAGGTGTTCAGCAACCGTATGAGATTTCGGAAATCACGGGAATGGAGCTTGCTTCAACAGATCTGATTTGCCTGGTTTTTCCGAATCCGTCAGCCGACTTCATCATTCTGCAGATTGAAGATTTGACCCGGACGAACCTGAATTATAAAATCTTTGATCCTGAAGGACGCATCATTGAAAGTCGTGCGGTGACTGATTCCAAGACTAAAATTTCCATGAGCTCTTTTTCTTCGGGGATCTATTTTCTAAATCTCATGCAAGGGGAAAGCCTAATAAAAATGTTTAAAGTCGTCAAAAACAAATAATCATGAAAAAGCTATTTCCAATATTAATGGCTGTGTTATTCTCGCTGCCATTGCAGGCTCAGAGTCCTGATAAAATCAGCTATCAGGCGGTAATACGCAACAGCAGCGGAAATCTGATCTTAAGCGAAACGGTTGGTATGCGCATCAGTATTCTGCAGGGCTCTATTTACGGGGCGACGATATATGTTGAAACACACAATACCTCCACCAATGGCAACGGCCTTGTGACCATCGAAATCGGTAGTGGAACCCCTGTTCTGGGATCTTTTGAATCTATTGACTGGACCAATGGCCCTTTGTTTATTAAAACGGAAACCGATCCATCCGGCGGATCCAGTTACAGCATATCTGGTACGAGCCAGTTGCTCAGCGTGCCGTATGCGTTGCATGCAAAAACAGCCGAAAGCCTTTCAGGCGAATTAAATGAAACAGACCCGGTTTTTAGTGCCTCTCTGGCTGCCAATATTTCCACTGTTGACACGGCGTACTGGAATGGAAAATTGGATAGTTTTTCTGAGGTGGATCCTATTTTCGATGTCTCTTTGGCTTCGGATATTACGGGAACAGATACGGCGAGATGGAATGACAAACAGGATCAACTTTCCGCAGGAAACGGCATCAATATCAGCTCAAGCAATATTGTTTCAGTTTCAGTTCTGAGTCAGGCTGCAGGTGATATGCTGTTTTATGACGGAAACAACTGGACAAGAGTTCCTGCTGGCACATCTGGACAGGTGCTGAAATCCAATGGAACAGCAGCTCCCTTCTGGGGTTATTACAATGGAATCTTTGCTACACGTAATTCCGGATCAACTACATACCTGACATCGACCATTGTAAATTATGATGGGGCCTGGGTGACGATAACAGTTCCATGTGCAGGAACCATTGAGGTGATTGCAAGTGTTTGGACGAGAATTGGACATGTAAGTGGCGTTGAGGATCTATTATATCTTAATATCGGAACTACCCCCACTGACGAAGGAGAAATTTATACATTGCATATACATTCAGTACCAGCATCATATCCGTCTTCTACAAATACAAGCCATTCCACAATGTTGACCAGAAAATTCAATGTAATGGCCGGAACATATACTTATTACCTGAACGGAAAAATGGTAAGTGGTGCAAATAATGACGACAGCTTCTGGTATGCTTCTTTGAGGGCTGTTTTCTATTAATAGCGGTAATGATCAGCTTTATAAGGGCCTTCCTTCGGAACACCAATATAATCGGCCTGTTCGGTTGTGAGCTGTGTAAGTTTTACACCGAGCTGATCGAGGTGGAGGCGGGCTACTTCTTCGTCCAGATGTTTTGGAAGGCGGTACACACCAACTTCGTATTTGTTTTTCCAGAGTTCAATCTGAGCCAGGGTCTGGTTGGTGAATGAATTACTCATCACAAACGAAGGATGTCCGGTAGCACAGCCAAGATTCACAAGGCGGCCTTCTGCCAGCAGATAAATGCAATGTCCGTCAGGGAAAATATATTTGTCAACCTGTGGTTTGATATTGATTTTTTTGATGCCGGGATAATTCTCCAGTTGTTCCATCTGAATTTCATTATCAAAGTGGCCGATGTTGCAAACGATTGATTCGTCCTTCATTTTGGCCATGTGCTCAATGGTAATGACATCGCGGTTTCCGGTGGTGGTCACATAAATGTTTCCTTCCGGCAGTGCGTTTTCGACGGTAGTGATTTCAAAACCTTCCATAGCGGCCTGCAGAGCACAAATAGGGTCGATTTCAGTAGTGATCACACGGGCTCCGTACGAACGCATTGAATGGGCACAGCCTTTGCCAACATCGCCGTAACCGCAGACTACGACTACTTTTCCGGCAATCATAACATCGGTGGCGCGTTTGATTCCGTCGGCCAATGATTCGCGGCAACCATACAGATTGTCGAATTTCGATTTGGTCACACTGTCGTTTACATTGATAGCCGGAATAAGCAATTCACCTTTTTCCATCATCTGATACAAACGATGAACACCGGTGGTAGTCTCTTCCGAAACGCCCTTCCATTCTTTCACCAGATTTGTCCAGCGCGTTGGATTCTCAACATAAATTTCTTTCAGTGTTTTATATAATGCTTTTTCATCGGGCGTGTGAACCGGTGTGTCGAGCAGCGAAGGATTCTTTTCGATTTCAGCACCTAAGTGAATCATGAGCGTTGCATCGCCGCCATCGTCAACGATAAGCTGCGGGCCTTTACCGTCGAAGTTGAGGGCCTGAGAAGTGGCCCACCAGTATTCTTCGAGGGTTTCGCCCTTCCAGGCAAAAACGGGCGTTCCGGCAGCAGCAATGGCCGCGGCCGCGTGATCCTGTGTCGAGAAAATGTTGCAGCTGGCCCAGCGTACGTCGGCACCGAGTTCTTTCAGTGTTTCAATAAGCACGGCCGTCTGAATGGTCATGTGCAGCGAACCCATTATGCGCGCGCCTTTCAGCGGTTTTTCGGTTCCGAATTTTTTGCGTAATGCCATCAGGCCCGGCATTTCTTTTTCGCCGATTTCAATTTCTTTGCGGCCCCAATCGGCCAGCGCGATATCTTTTACTTTGTAGTTCATCTTTGCTTCAGTTTGTAACATACTGGTTCGAAATTTTTTGCAAAAATACGAATTTATGTGCTAATGCACCAATGTGTTGAGAGCTGATATATAGCATCCGACATTGAGCGCAATGCTCAATGCGTGACCACAACCTTAATCTCCTTTACTGGTGCTGCGCACGTTTGACCCGAGGCCTTGCCATCGGCTAATGTATTTTTCGCTTTCAGCGCATCTGATAGAGCTTCGCAGCTTTTTTTATGGCTCCGCCCACTTAACCTTGACCTTAACCTTAACCTTAACCTTAATCTTGACCTTGATCTTGACCTTGACCTTGATCTTGACCTTGTTCTCGATCTTATTTCAGCCAATCCCACATATTGTAATTATATCTCTGTTGTTTTTCGGGGCTTAAACTACGATAAGTGCGTATGTTGTCCCAATATATTTTGAGATCATGTGCATCAAAGGCGTTGTCTTTTGTGAGACGCATGGTTTGTCCCTTGTCCGAAAATTCTGGGCCGCTCAGCCAGCGGTAATCAATGTTGCTGGTTGCTTTTAGCTCATCTGCAATATGCTGAAAATAGGCATTGAAATTTTCGACCTGCAGATTTTTATCGTGCGATCCGTTCATAAACATATCGACCAGCGAAGTCCCGTAAGGAACATAGTCGGCGGGGTTGAGCCATACTACCACTTTTTCGACTTTGCCCGTGGCAATCAGATCGGCATAGCCGCCCATGTTTGTGAGCGATCGATCGCCTCCCATAATGTGAAGTTCTTTCGCCTGAATAACATCGGCGCGGAGCAGCGCTTCGGTCACTGTTGCACCATTGCTGTGCGCCATCAATATTTCAAAATATGTATTATCCAATTCTTTCACCAGCTCTTTTCCAACTTCTGTATTTAGAGAGGTGTATTTTCCGGTTGTAAGATTGTCAAGCGAAACACGCCCAAGGTCAGTCCAGGCCGCATTATCCGAGGTAGCGTAAAACGGAACATTGTTTCCCGAGAATGGACTTACCAGTTTGTTTTTTACAATTGAATTTTCAGAGGCCGTGTTGCTCATGCCAAGAATGACGCCCTCCTTGACGACTTTTCGCGATCTAAGCGGAGGCACATAACTGCCCAGTTGTTTATTCAGTTTTTTCTGAACAGTCTGATACGATTTTTTGTTTTCGTTGATGCAATCAGAGAAGGCCTTCATCTCAGCCAGATATTCCGTTGCAGCAGCACTGTTGTTATTTACAGGTTTTTGCTTCGCCTGTTTTGCCTTTTCTCGTTTAAGCATTGTTTCGGCATTATCGAGATTCTGGCTGTACATGCTGTTGTTTCGGTCGTACTTCAATGCTTTGCGGAACGCCGCTGCGGCTGCTGCATAATTGCCTTTTTTATATGCTTCAACGCCCCGGTTGTTTACTATTCGCGCCTGTTCAAGCAGATATTCTGTATAATGTTCGTTTGCAGCGTCGCTTAAAACGGGTAGAGCTGCAGGTTCAGTATTGTATGAAGTTGTTTGTCCAGAGCTCTGATTCTGGCTTTTTCCAATTGGACAATCAGGATTTGTATGAGCTGACAGTGGAGCGTTGCACCAACAATGGCATAAACTGCAGGTGCAGTTGTAATTGTCGGGCTGCGCGGCCAGCGGCATAATCCAAAGAAAACCCATCAAAAAAAACAGGGAGATTAAAAGGCTTTTTAAAGTTTTCATTGTATTGAATTTTTCGAATATTTTTTTTATTTCATGGATGGTCCAAGCATCAAACCCAGTCGCAGAGCCCAGAATGATTTGCCGGGATATCCTTCTGTGTTGAAAGTGCCGAGCGAATTATAGAAATGAACGGTGACACCAATGGTACTTCGCACCGGCGATAATTCAAACCCCACCTGATACATAAACCGCAGATCGAAGTTCCAGTCGCAGCCAATGGCGGCGGTTCCGGTTAATCTCAAAGCTGTTGGCCCGATCAGAAATGTTGGAATCATTGGATAATAGCGCGAGCCCATAAAAAACTCATGACTGACCGTGTTTTTTGCACCAGGCACCAAATCCTCAATATCAGTAAGCCGGTAGGTGTAGGATCCGAATAATCCACCGTGCTTGCGCCCCAGCGTGGTGTTGATTCCGAAACCATGTTGCGCAACCGGAGTGAATGTTCCGTTGTAGTTAATTTCGTAATTTCCTCCCAAATCGCTGTAAAGCTCAATCAGGCGGATTCTTTGTTCATCCTGTGCCGACGAAAATGCCGGTAGCAAAATGAGCAAAACAAATACTAGAATATTGTTTCGGTTATTCATAGTTTTTTAATGATATCAAAATTAAAAAACAAAGATAGCTGCAAAACGAATCAATCTATCAAAGATACTATGGTTTTGTCTGTTTTTTTCATCTTTTCATATAAAAATTCCGCGTACAAATAAAATATTATTTAAATTTGTACCCTCAAACCATCGCGGAAAATTTATGAAATCGCTCGCAGTCAATTTTGTCATTATGACTGTCACTTTTGTGGCAGAGCGCTGATTCCGCAATACAACAGATTTTCTCAACAAAGAAATTCTCCGGCGGATGAAGCCAGCGGAGAGTTAAAACCGTATATAAACCAAAACAAAAAAAAATGAAAACACTGTATTTTGAGGCCGTGGGCCTGACCATCACCAAAGCTGTATCCGCAGCCATTGTTCGTTCAATGTTTGTAAGAAAGCCAGGACAGGATCCGGGCATGCAAAATCACATAAAACGAAGACCCCATGAAACAATATAAAAATCAAAACAAATTCTCTCTTTTCAGTGTCAATTTTCAGGGTATCCGGCGCCTGGGCTCGCTTATAGGCGATGCTATTGCCGGTAAGGAATATGATTATACCAACGGCAGAATATCGAAAGCGCTCGTACTGCTTTCAATTCCCATGGTGCTCGAAATGCTCATGGAATCACTGTTTGCCATTGCCGACATTTTCTTTGTGTCGAAACTGGGTTCCGAAGCTGTGGCGGCGGTCGGACTTACCGAATCAATCAACACAATTGTTTATGCAATCGGAATAGGTATGGCGGTGGCTGCAACGGCTATTGTGTCGCGCCGCGCAGGTGCGAAGCGCTTTATGGCTGCTTCAATCACATCATTTCAGGTGTTGCTGACAACGCTGTTGGTTTCAATACCAATTGCGATTGCAGGAATCATTTTTTCAGGTGACTTGCTGCGAATGATGGGCGCGGAAGAAAACGTTGCATCCAACATGGGCGTGTACACCGCCATTACGTTGGGGACAGCGCCGCTCATTATGCTGCTTTTCGCTGCCAATGCCATTTTTCGTTCATCGGGAAATCCGGCAACGGCCATGAAGGTGTTATTGGTGGCCAACGGACTCAACATTGTTCTTGATCCCATTCTCATTTTCGGATGGGGACCGATACCGGCCATGGGTGTTGAAGGTGCTGCCATTGCAACGTTGATCGGACGTTCAGTCGGAGTAATTATGCAGTTGTATATTTTATTCAATGGAAAGCATTTAATCGGCATAACACGGCGAGCTATAATGATTCACTGGCGGACTATTGGTGAAATTTTTCGGCTCGCTGCCGGTGTCACTGGTCAGCATCTGATTGGCACAGCCAGCTGGATTATTCTGATGCGTATTATGGCCGAATTTGGCAGTGTGGTGGTGGCGGGTTATACCATAGCCATTCGCATCGTGTTGTTTTTTCTTTTGCCTGCCGAGGGATTCAGCAACGCAGCCGCTACAATGGTTGGTCAGAATCTTGGTGCCGGAAAACCGCACCGTGCCGAACGTTCAGCATGGAGTGCCGCGTGGCTCAACATGACTTTTCTGGGAACGGCCGGCGTTTTCATGGCGTTGTTTCCGTCGGAGATTATCGGATTTTTCAGCTACGAAGCCGACGTAATTGCAGCCGGAGCCAAAGGATTGCGCATGGTGAGTTTTGGAATGATCATGTATGGACTTGGCTCTGTCATGCTCAATTCCATCAATGCTGCCGGCGACACACTGCGTCCGGCCTGGTTTATGTTTGCTGCATTCTGGTTGGTCGAAATACCGCTTGCACTGTGGCTTTCGTTTAATACTTCCGCCGGGTCGAACGGTGTTTATATTTCCATTCTGACAGCAGAATCCTTCATGGCATTTCTGGCGTTGTGGTGGTTCCGCCGCGGAAGATGGAAGACGATTAAAATTTAAATTGTAAAAAAGAAATGGCGTGGAAGACATATCCACGCCATTTTTTTAATTCAAAGCTATGTTTTGCAATAGCAATTATTCTTTCACAAACATTCGAGCCCCGCTTCCGGTGCTGTTTTTCAGAACTATCACGTACAGACCAGCCGGCAATGATTCAATGTTTATGGTGTATTCAGAACCGCTGATTTGCTTATCGTAAATAATCTTGCCTGTCAAATCGCTGATCAGAACCTGGCTGCATGGAGTTGCCGATTTAATGTTCAAAACATTGCCGGCAGGATTGGGAAATACATTGAACGAAAACGATAATTCTTCACCAAGATCATTTGTGTTGTAAATGTAAGTGTTGATTATTCTTGTGAAATTGACCATAACGGTATCGTCAAGGATCTGGGTCACTATTTCAACAGGCAGTCCCGATGTATTGTTGGTGTAGTATCCCTCGTAATAATCGCTGGATACAGATTGCTCCGTTTTAATCAGGTAATTGCTTGCATCGTAAAAATATTCGATTGTATTATCTATACTGCCATCGGAGTTATGGTCGATTGTTGTGGTCAGAGGCTTTTGATAGGCATTATAGGTATAAGCAGTTGTCTGAGAATTTATCCAGGCATCTGAAACGGAGTCCCATCTGAATATGGTCTCGCTCTGAACGGTTCCGTCAGGATTGTTGATGTATTCAAACCGGGAGTAGTTTTCCCATGCTGATGGCGATTGATAATTCAACTCCCCTGTTTTAGTTATGAGGAAATCATTGGTGTCATATATAAAGTGTGTACGTAACCTGTCATACCAGACACCGCCGGTCTTGATTTCCCACAGCACCGTATCTTCTTTTTCCGACAGGGAATAGTTAATTGTATATCGCGAAGAGTCAGCCGTGAACAACCCGGTAACAGAATCCCTGCTGGTTTGAATTATCTGGTTTGGCAGGCCGGTTGCGTTATTGACATACCGTATTTTTGAAGTAGTATCCCATTGTGTTGCAACCGAATCCCACAGAAGTCTCCATTCAACTTCTTTGACGAAATTACTGTCGTATTCATAGACTCTTTGCTGCCAGTTTTGCCACACCGTGTCGTTGGTCCAATTCTGATACACCGATGTTTCAATTTTTTGTGCGGACATCACCAATGTCATTATCAGGAAGGATGAAAGCAATAAAAGTTTTTTCATAGAATTACAATTTTATAGTTTATAGAAGAAATTTTCTGTTTGACGGTGAATTCATGTCAAAGTTAAAAAATTATTTTAATAACAGAAACTATTTATTAACAATAAGTGTTACCTCCGCCGCGGAAGATGGAAGACGATTAAAATTTAACATCGTGTAAAAAAACACATGGCGCGGATTATTCACTCATTATACGACCTTTAAAGGAGTTCATGAGCTCAGCGCTTTCAGCGCTTCGGTTGCAAATCCGCGCCATGTGTTTTTTGTGTTTCTTTTATCACTGGCGCGGTTCCGATCGCTATCGGAATTTTATCCGTGACAGTGTTGTTTATAGCATCAGAAACCAATCTTATTCACAAAATACACTTTGCGTTTTTCTTTTCCGTTTTTGACAACCTGGCTGCCATAGGCAAGAAAATAATTTCCATACCAATAATCAACATTTGAAAAAGTTCGTTTGGTTTTTTCAGATTCGTCGCCGGTTTCGATGAAGTCCCATTTTTCATCACTGAGAATGTTTCCGTCGAAGTCAACGGTTTTAGAAACGATTTCATTTCTTGACGTATAAACCATGCTTATTTGAGAAGCAGTTTGTTCTGAAATAGCGATAAAGCGGTTCACCGAAAACGGCTTGTATCCTGGGTTTAGTTCAAAGCAGACATCCCACATCAGTTCGCCTTGTTTTGAGAATTTCCCAAGGGTCGCATGTGTGTACTGATAGCCGTCAAAAACGGTAACGGTATAGGTTGAAACGGCTCCGTTGGCACCAACAGTTGTGCGGGTTTCGGTGCGATAGGTTGGATAATAGGCTTCGCCAAGGAATAAATAACCATCTTCAAGAACAATCACATCGTGATCTGCAATCCAGTAATCAAGCGACATTTCTTTTCCCTGAGCTTCTTTTTTTGCTTTTTTCTTTTCGATTTTTTCCTGTTTTTTTTCTGGCAGATATGAGAGGAAATCTTTTAAATCGAGAAAATTGTAATAGCGAATGTAATTAATGGCACCGTCTTCAATCTCGCCAAAGAAAAGGCCTTCGGACATCAGTCCTTTTTTTGCATAGGTGCCGGTGATGATTATTTTACTGTCATTAACCCTACATCCCGAAATGGAAACGATTGAATTGTCGCCTGCTCCCGAAATTTTTATGGCTTTTTCCACATTGTCGTTTTCCGAAATCCGGATCATGTGAAGCTCGCTTACAGTCTTGCTTAAACTGGCGCGGGCAAACAAAAGAATTTCGTTGGATTTTTCAAGAATCTGATAATTTTCGCTTGATAATTTTTTTGAAGTGAAGGCTCCAATATTTATTGGAATCGCTGTTCCTTTTCCAGAGCCCAAATCCACTCTATATATTACAGGTGCTTTTTTTACAGAAGCCAGAAACCACGCCTGATCGCCCAGCACTTTCATGCTTCGGGGAAATGCTTTGGGCGGCATAACCCCTGTTGTTTTAGAAATATCGAGCGTATTCATCTGTACCCCGGTGATTACAAACTCACCCTTTTTATTTAAGTACATGTTATACACAAAGTCATCGTTGTAATACAATTCGCTGAATCGCATTCCCCTGGGAACCAGAACGGTTTCGGTCTTTTCCAGCTCTAAATCACCGCTGTAGAGGTCGTATTTTATTTCTTTTTGTCCATCAACATCATCATCGGCCTGGGACTCCAGAACAAAGTATCCTTTGGTCGATTCATAAATGGTCTCGCCCGAATAGCCGTTGCGCAGGTCAAATTCGATGCGTTTTTCGGTGCTGAGTTGTGCTTCGGCCTGAATCAGAAGCAGCAGCAAAAAACTAAAAAACAATTGTTTCATTTGTTTGAATTTTTATATTTGTTGTAAAAATACAATTAATATGCAACATCAAAATTCAATTTTATTTATAAAGTAAACTTTCCTTTTCTTATTGCCATCTTTGATTTCCTGACTACCATATGCAAGAAAACTGGATCCATACCAGTGTTCTAAATGGGAGAAAGTGTTTTTTGTTTTACTATCGCCGGATTCAAAAAACGTCTTTTTTTCTTCATTGACTATTTCTCCATCATAATCTACTGTTTTTGAAATCAGGTCATTTCCACTGGCATATACCATGCTTATCTGAGAATTTGTCTGTTCAGTAACAGCTATTAAACATTTAGGAACATGTAGTTTATATGCCGGATCCATTTCAAAGCAAGTGTTCCACATTATTTCACCAGTTTTTGAAAATTTACAGAGAACCGCATGTGTATAATCATAGCCATCAAATACGATTTGCGAGCTGTTTTCATAGATAATTTCCTTATAAGTTGGATAGCAAGCTTCTCCCAGAAACAGGTATCCGTCGTCAAGAATGATAATATCGTGATTCACCATCGAATAATTAAGAAGAAGTTCCTTGTCGTTCTTTTCTGCGGTTTTTTGTTTGCGTTCTATTTCTTTCTGCGCCTGCTCAGGCAAATAGGGAATAAAATCTTTCAGATCAAGAAAGTTATAGTAATGTATGTAGTCAATAAAACCATTTGTCACCTGACAAAAATAAATACCTTGTGAATACTGATTCATTTTAGAATATGTTCCTGTCAGAATCATTGTTTCTTCATCAATCCTGTATGGAGTTACTGATAAAAGACCATTTTCAAAGTTTTCGGAGATTTTGACAGGATCATTAATAGTATTGTTTTTTGTAATACTAATAATATAGGTTTCATAAGATCCATTTTCATTGTACACATATTCAATGAAAAAAATTTCTTTTGTCCTTTCCAGAACCTGAAAGTAGAATAAATCAAGTGATTTCGAGGTTCTTGAACCGAAATGAAAAGGAATTTCTGTTCCTGTTCCGGATTCAAGATCA contains:
- a CDS encoding adenosylhomocysteinase, producing MLQTEAKMNYKVKDIALADWGRKEIEIGEKEMPGLMALRKKFGTEKPLKGARIMGSLHMTIQTAVLIETLKELGADVRWASCNIFSTQDHAAAAIAAAGTPVFAWKGETLEEYWWATSQALNFDGKGPQLIVDDGGDATLMIHLGAEIEKNPSLLDTPVHTPDEKALYKTLKEIYVENPTRWTNLVKEWKGVSEETTTGVHRLYQMMEKGELLIPAINVNDSVTKSKFDNLYGCRESLADGIKRATDVMIAGKVVVVCGYGDVGKGCAHSMRSYGARVITTEIDPICALQAAMEGFEITTVENALPEGNIYVTTTGNRDVITIEHMAKMKDESIVCNIGHFDNEIQMEQLENYPGIKKINIKPQVDKYIFPDGHCIYLLAEGRLVNLGCATGHPSFVMSNSFTNQTLAQIELWKNKYEVGVYRLPKHLDEEVARLHLDQLGVKLTQLTTEQADYIGVPKEGPYKADHYRY
- a CDS encoding MATE family efflux transporter, coding for MRRLGSLIGDAIAGKEYDYTNGRISKALVLLSIPMVLEMLMESLFAIADIFFVSKLGSEAVAAVGLTESINTIVYAIGIGMAVAATAIVSRRAGAKRFMAASITSFQVLLTTLLVSIPIAIAGIIFSGDLLRMMGAEENVASNMGVYTAITLGTAPLIMLLFAANAIFRSSGNPATAMKVLLVANGLNIVLDPILIFGWGPIPAMGVEGAAIATLIGRSVGVIMQLYILFNGKHLIGITRRAIMIHWRTIGEIFRLAAGVTGQHLIGTASWIILMRIMAEFGSVVVAGYTIAIRIVLFFLLPAEGFSNAAATMVGQNLGAGKPHRAERSAWSAAWLNMTFLGTAGVFMALFPSEIIGFFSYEADVIAAGAKGLRMVSFGMIMYGLGSVMLNSINAAGDTLRPAWFMFAAFWLVEIPLALWLSFNTSAGSNGVYISILTAESFMAFLALWWFRRGRWKTIKI